The proteins below are encoded in one region of Borrelia duttonii Ly:
- the recD gene encoding exodeoxyribonuclease V subunit alpha — MRNYLVLREFLQEEQKNYLNPELKIYEIIEILNINVEQYYKSHLLTQKIQNDKYEELTIFLIFIFNYFSKGHLRANIDLLIQDIQNTIDCALLELEEENQHYQKSTHILQELTKFSKETKIKEMILYLEKNNIIKNYNQNEKITTPLILENNIYIYTQKNFREEEELIKQIDKRLKNNKTEISDDRIQNIMDHLNITNLSKEQINSIKKALKSNFFILSGGPGTGKTTTINYILKAIDIHLDCKQNVALVAPTGKASQKLKSSIKESFKNLETQHSTIQKLLKMSFINKDDKYDENNPLEFEIIIIDEASMIDANTFLRLLKALKINTKIIITGDKNQLPSIAGGNVYSSLTKIKKINDDSVEILKKNFRSNDEINLLAKAIYKEDMDLIETQFNDSKNIILKNLNKINIENELLKHTKKLYNNIPNFNLNSLNDKEIESIIHTLLSNTILCSKNLGKFGTQKINEIIKFYLKKLYGNLIGQIILITQNDYKNDLFNGERGILFKENSKIYALFKRENEKYKKINFNLINKYELSFATTIHKSQGSEYQHIQIIIENHPFLTKELLYTAITRARESIEIISNKEIIKNVSLKKINRDSKITEYINTLK; from the coding sequence ATGAGAAATTATTTAGTCTTAAGAGAATTCCTACAAGAAGAGCAAAAAAACTACTTAAATCCAGAACTCAAAATTTATGAAATAATTGAAATTTTAAATATAAATGTAGAACAATATTACAAATCACATTTACTTACACAAAAAATACAAAATGACAAATATGAAGAACTTACCATTTTTTTAATATTCATATTTAATTACTTCTCTAAAGGACACTTAAGAGCAAATATTGATCTACTAATACAAGATATCCAAAACACAATCGACTGTGCTTTACTCGAACTAGAAGAAGAAAATCAACACTATCAAAAATCAACACACATATTACAAGAACTTACAAAATTTTCAAAAGAAACTAAAATAAAAGAAATGATATTATATTTAGAAAAAAATAATATAATAAAAAATTACAATCAAAATGAAAAAATAACAACTCCTTTAATATTAGAAAATAATATTTACATTTACACTCAAAAAAATTTTAGAGAAGAAGAAGAATTAATAAAACAAATAGACAAAAGACTTAAGAACAATAAAACAGAAATAAGTGATGATAGAATACAGAACATCATGGATCACTTAAATATTACAAATTTAAGTAAAGAACAAATAAACTCAATTAAAAAAGCTTTAAAAAGTAATTTTTTTATATTAAGTGGTGGACCAGGAACAGGCAAAACAACAACAATTAACTATATTCTCAAAGCAATTGACATACATTTAGATTGTAAACAAAACGTAGCTCTTGTAGCACCAACCGGAAAAGCAAGTCAAAAATTGAAATCAAGTATTAAAGAATCATTTAAAAACCTTGAAACACAACATAGCACAATACAAAAACTATTAAAAATGTCATTCATAAATAAAGACGACAAATATGATGAGAATAATCCTTTAGAATTCGAAATAATTATAATAGATGAAGCATCTATGATAGATGCAAATACCTTTTTAAGATTATTAAAAGCATTAAAGATAAATACAAAAATTATAATAACAGGAGATAAAAACCAACTTCCATCAATAGCTGGAGGAAATGTGTATTCCAGCCTTACAAAAATAAAAAAAATAAATGATGATAGTGTAGAAATACTGAAAAAAAATTTTAGAAGCAATGATGAAATAAATTTATTAGCCAAAGCAATATATAAAGAAGATATGGACTTAATTGAAACTCAATTTAATGATAGCAAAAACATAATTCTAAAAAACCTAAATAAAATAAATATTGAAAATGAATTACTAAAACATACAAAAAAATTATACAATAACATTCCCAATTTCAATCTTAACTCGTTAAATGACAAAGAAATTGAATCAATAATTCATACACTGCTTAGTAACACAATTTTATGTTCAAAAAATCTTGGAAAATTTGGCACACAAAAAATAAATGAAATAATTAAATTTTATTTAAAAAAATTATATGGAAATTTAATTGGACAAATAATTTTAATTACTCAAAATGATTATAAAAATGACCTATTTAATGGGGAGAGAGGAATACTTTTTAAAGAAAATTCTAAAATTTATGCTCTATTTAAAAGAGAAAATGAAAAATACAAAAAAATAAACTTTAACTTAATAAATAAATATGAGCTGAGCTTTGCAACGACAATACATAAAAGTCAGGGCTCTGAATATCAACACATACAAATTATAATAGAAAATCACCCTTTCTTAACAAAAGAATTACTCTACACTGCAATAACAAGAGCTAGAGAAAGTATAGAAATAATATCAAACAAAGAGATAATTAAAAATGTCAGTTTAAAGAAAATCAATAGAGACTCCAAAATTACAGAATACATAAACACGTTAAAATAA
- the recB gene encoding exodeoxyribonuclease V subunit beta, giving the protein MKEIIDKIKNNDKILIEASAGTGKTYTLEHIITNLLTTTMYTPNEILVLTFTKKATEEMHTRILKSIEHIYQNAKTDNLLKNIYEQSNKIFISTINKFALYSLNNFQIETENFSKYTVKENFTSEIDEIIYEFLRKENSLKKELKIKDDEFEIFKSKFTNTKDMIQALRQSYKRHKTEELGDWLEAQTTFKQILQNKERLLCNYNTIIDELEEMSTEEKRTFLNKHNQGIKISEIEYSHATDIIHITEILTNNKFLCKIIEANLKKNVTLSPKELSIQTSLIQLSNETNTNKENKNTLKRFVILKVEYKILQYIEKELENIINTTNVIDQKHIMTNFKKHLESSEHKLLTSIKNRHKIILIDEAQDLDQTQIKIFELLNSCGIKIVFIADPKQIIYTFRNADISFYNQDIKDKIKKDARITLLTNYRSNKKLVKPLNIMFERIYNKTHTDKIEQIEFVQLQTEPKNDNNKIFINDQEIKAINIIQAEENDNVFQKTALITKYLLINGKIYDNNQLRQIEKSDIKVLCRTSKEINFIDRELKKNNIKTHKTKEPFFKTKEFNEIFYLVKCLSRKQDFKTLNYVLTSKMINLPWELHLNLIQNNKIKNIEEAISDIIYLLENQEITLMQAIDEIISKQDLWINLAKDLNNDEFTKFAQSKQNYKENLINENKFEELQNYESSLNFILKTYYKDKNIESLICILEDLILGRDIENIEQYEEQTNNDNQSIEILTIHKSKGLGFNIVFLIGDTQNNDTLIKKTDIFYKYYLNNKIKYDFLKLKENQQLAKNKILNEEKNIFYVGTTRSKFALFIINQGTIINKMLRLAEINTIDGINLNFNIPNLNNYNQYNQSDINNDQQKAITLIPPPPINKYLFRQEYIHSYTSLTSSYNTVNQNITDDETYDNDAIHNKNTLPKGKDIGNILHEIMKDINFNDAKDSLSNFKKNNSMLIQQKIEYFNSKLNTPIIQELLIKMIYNMLNKKINFIDTKLCEIQELQKEMEFLIKINTKIYKQMSLFKQYNRLDFMLNNGYIKGIIDLIFKINNKIYILDYKTNYLGENLQDYRLSHLTKKMKQENYDLQYKIYTLGIKKILFKNKEEYEKHFGGVIYLFTRAFQEDIQTQDQIQNGIYSTIPNFQEIELEQIYLQLKH; this is encoded by the coding sequence ATGAAAGAAATAATAGATAAAATCAAAAACAACGACAAAATATTAATTGAAGCTTCAGCAGGAACTGGAAAAACATATACACTAGAACACATTATCACAAATTTACTTACAACTACAATGTATACTCCAAACGAAATTCTGGTATTAACATTTACAAAAAAAGCAACGGAAGAAATGCATACTAGAATATTAAAATCAATTGAACATATATATCAAAATGCAAAAACAGACAATTTATTAAAAAATATTTATGAACAATCAAACAAAATATTTATATCAACCATAAATAAATTTGCATTATACTCTCTAAACAATTTTCAAATAGAGACAGAAAATTTTTCAAAATACACAGTAAAAGAAAATTTTACATCAGAAATAGACGAAATAATTTATGAATTTTTAAGAAAAGAAAATTCACTCAAAAAAGAATTAAAAATTAAGGATGATGAATTTGAAATTTTCAAATCTAAATTTACAAATACAAAAGACATGATTCAAGCTTTAAGACAAAGTTATAAAAGACACAAGACAGAAGAACTTGGAGATTGGCTAGAAGCTCAAACAACTTTTAAACAAATACTTCAAAATAAAGAAAGATTACTTTGCAATTACAATACAATAATAGATGAATTAGAAGAAATGAGCACAGAAGAAAAAAGGACTTTCCTAAATAAACATAATCAAGGAATAAAAATATCAGAAATAGAATATAGCCACGCAACGGATATAATACACATTACAGAAATACTTACAAACAATAAATTTTTATGCAAAATAATAGAGGCTAATTTAAAGAAAAATGTTACTCTATCACCCAAAGAATTAAGCATACAAACTTCTCTCATACAACTTAGCAATGAAACAAACACAAATAAAGAAAATAAAAACACACTAAAAAGATTTGTTATTCTCAAAGTTGAATACAAAATACTTCAATATATAGAAAAAGAACTTGAAAATATCATTAATACAACAAACGTAATAGACCAAAAACATATAATGACAAACTTTAAAAAACATTTAGAATCTTCTGAACATAAACTATTAACTTCAATTAAAAATAGACATAAAATCATACTAATAGATGAAGCACAAGACTTAGATCAAACACAAATAAAAATATTTGAATTGCTTAACTCTTGTGGAATCAAAATAGTATTTATAGCTGATCCAAAACAAATAATTTATACATTTAGAAATGCTGATATATCATTTTACAACCAAGACATAAAAGATAAAATTAAAAAAGATGCAAGGATAACTCTATTAACAAATTACAGATCAAATAAAAAGTTAGTCAAACCTTTAAATATTATGTTTGAACGTATCTATAATAAAACACACACAGATAAAATTGAACAAATAGAATTTGTTCAACTGCAAACTGAACCTAAAAATGACAACAATAAAATCTTTATAAATGATCAAGAAATAAAAGCAATAAATATAATACAAGCTGAAGAAAATGATAATGTATTCCAAAAGACAGCATTAATAACAAAATATTTATTAATAAACGGAAAAATCTATGATAATAATCAACTAAGACAAATTGAAAAATCAGATATAAAAGTACTATGCAGAACAAGCAAAGAAATAAATTTCATAGACAGAGAACTTAAAAAGAATAATATAAAAACTCATAAAACCAAAGAACCTTTTTTTAAAACAAAAGAATTTAACGAAATTTTCTATCTAGTTAAATGTTTAAGTAGAAAGCAAGACTTTAAAACTTTAAATTACGTCTTAACTAGCAAAATGATCAATTTGCCATGGGAACTACATCTCAATTTAATTCAAAATAACAAAATAAAAAATATAGAAGAAGCCATTAGTGACATAATATATTTACTTGAAAATCAAGAAATAACATTAATGCAAGCAATAGATGAAATCATCTCAAAACAAGATTTATGGATCAATCTTGCAAAAGATCTCAATAATGATGAATTCACTAAATTTGCACAATCAAAACAAAATTACAAAGAAAATTTGATAAATGAAAATAAATTTGAAGAACTTCAAAACTATGAATCAAGCCTAAATTTCATTTTAAAAACTTACTATAAAGACAAAAACATAGAATCACTAATTTGTATTCTAGAAGATCTAATACTTGGAAGAGATATTGAAAATATTGAACAATATGAGGAACAAACTAATAATGACAATCAATCCATAGAAATTTTAACCATTCACAAATCAAAAGGTTTGGGTTTTAATATTGTATTTTTAATAGGTGATACTCAAAATAACGATACTCTAATAAAAAAAACAGACATATTTTACAAATATTACTTAAACAATAAAATAAAATATGATTTTTTGAAATTAAAAGAAAATCAACAATTGGCTAAAAATAAAATTTTAAATGAAGAAAAAAACATTTTTTATGTAGGAACAACAAGATCCAAGTTTGCACTATTTATTATCAATCAAGGCACAATAATAAATAAAATGTTAAGATTAGCAGAAATAAATACAATTGATGGAATAAATCTAAATTTTAATATACCTAACCTAAATAACTATAATCAATATAACCAATCAGACATCAATAATGATCAACAAAAAGCAATAACATTAATCCCTCCACCACCAATAAATAAATATCTATTTAGACAAGAATATATACATAGCTATACAAGTCTTACATCAAGCTATAATACTGTAAATCAAAATATAACAGATGATGAAACTTATGATAATGACGCAATTCACAATAAAAATACACTTCCAAAGGGAAAAGATATTGGAAATATTTTACATGAAATAATGAAAGACATAAATTTTAATGATGCAAAAGACAGTTTAAGCAATTTTAAAAAAAACAATAGTATGCTTATACAACAAAAAATAGAATATTTCAATTCAAAATTAAATACACCTATAATACAAGAACTACTGATAAAGATGATTTATAATATGCTAAATAAAAAAATTAATTTTATTGATACAAAATTATGTGAAATTCAAGAATTACAAAAAGAAATGGAATTTTTAATCAAAATAAATACAAAAATTTATAAACAAATGTCCCTATTCAAACAATATAATAGATTAGATTTTATGTTAAATAACGGATATATAAAAGGAATTATTGACCTAATATTTAAAATAAACAATAAAATATATATTTTAGACTATAAAACAAACTATCTGGGAGAAAATCTGCAAGATTATCGATTATCCCACTTAACAAAAAAAATGAAACAAGAAAATTATGACTTGCAGTACAAAATCTATACATTAGGAATAAAAAAAATACTCTTTAAAAATAAAGAAGAATATGAAAAACATTTTGGGGGAGTAATATATCTCTTTACAAGAGCATTTCAAGAAGACATTCAAACACAAGATCAAATACAAAATGGAATTTACTCTACCATACCAAATTTTCAAGAAATAGAATTAGAACAAATATATTTACAACTAAAACATTAA
- a CDS encoding PD-(D/E)XK nuclease family protein → MYKIYKTNKISNIYNKVNELIRNDNLFKKETIILVKNNILSDEIKKYLATINGISYNLNIKHNTIKTIYNISIENPNIKKFLENNTLLFYTETETLVLYYILKDNQTQNTSQFQSTKNRYAFASKMINLFHKYYSKFSYLIDTWRSNNFLFEDKNKHYYESIQKEIFEKLFVNQINILDLQEKIEKEITNIKQDIETKRIIIIGESREIDRKILHSLQQIFNITIYELVLEDITQIHSNLINELIPIKITKLQPTIQFTKEIDIQSFNEINFLSSLKNNIIKDTPLSNLDDSFKIIQAKTKKREVEILINNILHSTQNNNININDIVITYLAKDMDMYLPYIEELLSKYELAFTILDSQDILKSKSIIALKQLMKLFISNRGTISNFNRKEIIEFLSNIKVMNKFNISTNELEYLIKFSDAMNINFGMNKTHKEKLSYDQNFLNSWEDGFNRFLMSLIFNDKYECNNCNENTNFQDPESIIKLISIIRSLYEDIMYFKDQKYTIHEWAEIIDIFIDKYIKLDDENRIDAYISTKIQHLKTFSKDANENLYKDYIIKIKEKKVDFSLFKAIFEDTITQKTHQLNNKSTGILVASCDKIEYLQKSEIHFLGTHELDSNIYFDNMDLLNEYYDYINLEQENISNLIKIIFAATQKLYLYYSQSQYLNPDINNPKIINKIINHIKDTGLDIKIETHPNENYDPEYFKCNKANYLINYDTEAFNIAKSLQKGQSSNFKQKRLTLNKQITLDIEHINKAITNPYKYFYEEILNVQIKDTSYINDIKEKQEEQIIDIDNFNYKLMSIISIHEYIKNNTNEHILERINNIIENQIQRGIIPINIKKTKIKEEFITKLLQIKNNIDINFQDFFKMQKTDITLNKNIFIDFEDKTVEFKLNGKLKNIYKIDNQYFYIYLEKKDYGQDKIIKKINLYMLGLMIKTAITNIKSIKEIKINYETSKLSIENQYTNEEINHLDIENLLKQIAYISSHPTPIYKDLIQKSLLKIENINELPIALKTQIKYQQKSISINKNMEFILKDKDITWCPYYNRFRDTHDLNIEANLETLLQNFYAKFIKV, encoded by the coding sequence ATGTACAAGATATATAAAACAAACAAAATAAGCAATATTTACAATAAAGTTAACGAGCTAATTCGAAATGACAATTTATTTAAAAAAGAAACTATTATCCTTGTCAAAAATAACATTTTAAGTGATGAAATCAAAAAATATCTAGCAACCATAAATGGGATTTCATATAATCTCAATATCAAACACAACACTATTAAAACGATATATAATATTTCAATAGAAAATCCAAATATAAAAAAATTTTTAGAAAACAATACTTTACTTTTTTATACAGAAACAGAAACATTAGTTTTATACTATATATTAAAAGATAATCAAACACAAAACACCTCACAATTTCAATCAACAAAAAACAGATATGCATTTGCATCAAAAATGATTAACCTATTTCACAAATACTACTCTAAATTTTCATATCTAATTGATACTTGGAGATCAAATAACTTTTTATTTGAAGATAAAAATAAACATTACTATGAGTCAATACAAAAAGAAATATTTGAAAAACTATTTGTAAATCAAATCAATATTCTTGATTTACAAGAAAAAATCGAAAAAGAAATAACAAATATCAAACAAGATATTGAAACAAAAAGAATAATAATAATTGGAGAGAGTAGAGAAATTGACAGGAAAATTCTTCACTCTCTGCAACAAATTTTCAACATTACAATATATGAATTAGTACTCGAAGACATAACACAAATTCACTCTAATCTTATAAATGAACTAATACCAATAAAAATCACCAAATTGCAACCAACCATACAATTCACAAAAGAAATTGATATTCAATCATTTAACGAAATAAACTTCTTATCAAGTTTAAAAAATAATATTATTAAAGATACACCTCTATCAAATTTGGACGATAGTTTTAAAATCATACAAGCAAAAACAAAAAAACGAGAAGTAGAAATTTTAATAAATAACATCCTACATTCAACACAAAATAACAATATTAACATAAATGATATAGTGATAACCTATCTTGCAAAAGATATGGACATGTATTTACCATATATCGAAGAACTTTTAAGTAAATACGAACTTGCTTTTACTATTCTAGATTCTCAAGATATCTTAAAGAGCAAAAGCATAATAGCATTAAAACAATTAATGAAATTATTCATTTCAAATAGAGGAACTATTAGTAATTTTAACAGAAAAGAAATAATTGAATTTTTAAGTAACATAAAAGTAATGAATAAATTTAATATTTCAACAAATGAATTAGAATATCTAATCAAATTTAGTGATGCTATGAATATAAATTTTGGCATGAACAAGACACATAAAGAAAAATTATCCTATGACCAAAATTTTTTAAACTCATGGGAAGATGGATTTAATAGATTTTTAATGTCTTTAATCTTTAATGATAAATATGAATGCAACAATTGTAATGAAAATACAAACTTTCAAGATCCAGAATCAATAATAAAATTAATAAGCATAATAAGAAGCCTATATGAAGATATCATGTATTTTAAAGACCAAAAATACACAATACATGAATGGGCAGAAATAATAGATATATTTATAGACAAATATATTAAGCTTGATGACGAAAATAGAATTGATGCATATATAAGTACAAAAATACAACACCTAAAAACTTTTTCAAAAGATGCTAATGAAAATCTTTATAAAGATTACATAATAAAAATCAAAGAAAAAAAAGTTGATTTTTCACTATTTAAAGCAATCTTTGAAGACACCATAACACAAAAAACACATCAATTAAATAATAAAAGTACAGGTATACTTGTAGCAAGCTGTGATAAAATTGAATATCTACAAAAATCCGAAATTCATTTTTTAGGAACTCACGAATTAGACTCAAATATTTATTTTGATAATATGGATTTATTAAATGAATACTATGATTATATAAATCTGGAACAAGAAAATATTTCAAACCTAATTAAAATAATTTTTGCAGCAACACAAAAATTGTATCTTTATTACTCACAAAGCCAATATCTAAATCCAGATATCAATAATCCTAAAATAATAAACAAAATAATAAATCACATCAAAGATACAGGATTAGATATAAAAATCGAAACACACCCAAATGAAAATTATGATCCTGAATATTTTAAATGTAACAAAGCCAATTACCTAATTAACTATGACACAGAAGCTTTTAACATTGCAAAATCACTACAAAAAGGTCAATCTTCAAATTTCAAACAAAAAAGACTTACCTTAAATAAACAAATTACACTTGATATAGAACATATCAATAAAGCCATAACCAATCCATACAAATATTTTTATGAAGAAATACTAAATGTACAAATTAAAGATACAAGTTATATTAATGATATTAAAGAGAAACAAGAAGAACAAATCATTGATATTGATAATTTCAACTATAAACTAATGAGTATAATATCAATACATGAATATATCAAAAATAACACTAACGAACACATATTAGAAAGAATAAATAATATAATCGAAAACCAAATTCAAAGAGGAATAATTCCCATAAACATCAAAAAAACAAAAATAAAAGAAGAATTCATAACAAAATTATTGCAAATCAAAAATAATATTGATATTAATTTTCAAGATTTTTTTAAAATGCAAAAGACTGATATTACATTAAATAAAAATATATTTATTGATTTTGAAGATAAAACAGTGGAATTCAAATTAAATGGCAAACTTAAAAATATATATAAAATAGACAATCAATATTTTTACATCTATCTAGAAAAAAAAGACTATGGTCAAGACAAAATTATAAAAAAAATAAATCTATACATGCTAGGATTAATGATAAAAACTGCAATTACAAATATAAAATCCATTAAAGAAATAAAAATAAATTACGAAACTTCTAAATTATCAATTGAAAATCAATACACAAATGAAGAAATAAATCATCTAGACATTGAAAATTTATTAAAACAAATAGCATATATTTCAAGCCACCCTACTCCCATTTACAAAGATTTAATACAAAAAAGTTTGCTTAAAATAGAAAACATAAATGAATTACCCATAGCACTAAAAACACAAATAAAATATCAACAAAAAAGTATTAGTATCAACAAAAATATGGAATTCATTCTTAAAGATAAAGACATTACATGGTGTCCATATTACAATCGCTTTAGAGACACTCATGATTTAAATATAGAAGCTAATTTAGAAACATTACTTCAAAATTTTTATGCTAAATTTATTAAGGTATAA
- a CDS encoding nicotinate phosphoribosyltransferase: MNNLSLFTDFYELSMMNAYFTKNINPKAKFEMFFRKTPFNNGYIILSGIHTLINILKELHFNKEEIEYLESLNYFDKKFLEYLKTFKLNIKINSIAEGRIVFPHEPILIIEGNLIELLLIEGLVLNTINFESLIATKTARIKEAGAKNLAELGLRRAQGINGALSASKAAYIGGANFTSNVLAGYKYNIPIIGTMAHSWVMSFPNEEEAFWEYAKTYPNNVNLLIDTYDTLKSGLKNAIKIFKQLQNQGKKNFSVRIDSGDLEYLSKEVRRKLNENELFDVKIIISNELDEEIIMYLNSIHAPIDCWGVGTNLVTAKGESNLSGVYKMISIQQNGKFIPKMKISNNIDKATLPSQKGVVRIYSNNQMIFDLIFLKEEEEEIKKILNLKKQFTIFHPTQDNTFKEIKTYDSFEFLIHTIFENGNILQPDELKLENIRVNVQNDLKKIDHTYKRLINPHIYKVSITEKLKNLKNTLAKANNIIPCTRYIKQTK; this comes from the coding sequence ATGAATAATTTATCACTCTTTACAGACTTTTATGAACTATCAATGATGAATGCTTACTTTACAAAAAATATCAATCCAAAAGCAAAATTTGAAATGTTTTTCAGAAAAACACCATTTAATAATGGATATATAATTCTATCAGGAATCCACACACTAATTAATATTTTAAAAGAATTACACTTTAACAAAGAAGAGATTGAATACCTAGAAAGCCTTAACTATTTTGATAAAAAATTCTTAGAATATCTAAAAACATTTAAATTAAATATAAAAATAAATTCAATTGCAGAAGGGAGAATTGTTTTTCCTCATGAACCCATACTAATCATTGAAGGAAACTTAATTGAACTTTTACTAATAGAAGGACTAGTATTAAACACAATAAACTTTGAAAGCTTAATTGCAACAAAAACAGCAAGAATTAAAGAAGCTGGTGCTAAAAATCTAGCAGAACTTGGACTTAGAAGAGCACAAGGAATTAATGGCGCACTCTCAGCAAGCAAAGCTGCTTATATAGGAGGTGCTAATTTTACAAGTAATGTGCTTGCAGGATATAAATATAATATTCCTATAATTGGCACAATGGCTCATAGTTGGGTAATGAGTTTCCCAAACGAAGAAGAAGCTTTTTGGGAATATGCAAAAACATATCCAAATAATGTCAATTTATTAATTGATACCTATGACACTCTAAAAAGCGGACTTAAGAACGCAATAAAAATTTTTAAACAATTACAAAATCAAGGGAAAAAAAATTTTTCTGTTAGAATTGACAGTGGGGATCTTGAATATTTAAGCAAAGAAGTTAGAAGAAAACTTAATGAAAATGAACTATTTGATGTAAAGATTATAATATCAAATGAACTTGACGAAGAAATTATTATGTATCTAAATTCAATTCATGCTCCCATTGACTGTTGGGGAGTTGGAACAAATTTGGTTACAGCAAAAGGAGAATCTAATCTTTCGGGAGTATATAAAATGATATCTATTCAACAAAATGGCAAATTTATCCCCAAAATGAAAATATCAAATAACATTGATAAAGCAACACTACCTTCTCAAAAAGGAGTTGTTAGAATATATTCAAACAACCAAATGATTTTTGACCTAATTTTTTTAAAAGAAGAAGAAGAAGAAATAAAAAAAATTTTAAATTTAAAAAAACAATTTACAATCTTTCATCCTACACAAGATAATACTTTTAAAGAAATAAAAACTTACGATAGTTTCGAATTTTTAATACATACAATTTTTGAAAACGGCAATATCCTCCAACCCGACGAATTAAAATTAGAAAATATAAGGGTAAATGTTCAAAATGATCTTAAAAAAATTGATCATACCTATAAAAGACTCATAAACCCACATATATACAAAGTAAGTATTACTGAAAAATTAAAAAATCTAAAAAACACACTTGCTAAAGCAAATAATATAATTCCATGTACAAGATATATAAAACAAACAAAATAA